A stretch of the Candidatus Angelobacter sp. genome encodes the following:
- a CDS encoding PhzF family phenazine biosynthesis isomerase → MNIPIYQVDAFTAEPFRGNPAAVCILPAPRDEQWMQKVALEMNLSETAFLHRESDGWRLRWFTPAVEVALCGHAT, encoded by the coding sequence GTGAACATACCCATTTATCAGGTGGACGCTTTTACCGCCGAACCTTTCCGTGGCAATCCGGCGGCCGTCTGCATTCTCCCCGCGCCGCGCGACGAGCAATGGATGCAGAAGGTCGCGCTCGAAATGAACCTGTCCGAGACCGCGTTCCTTCACCGCGAAAGCGACGGCTGGCGCTTGCGCTGGTTCACTCCGGCAGTCGAAGTGGCCCTGTGCGGGCATGCCACG